The following is a genomic window from Candidatus Cloacimonadota bacterium.
CTGTTCCAACCATAAGAACTGCTGCAACTGCTGCTGCAAATATGATGGGGACAAGTCCTGTGGCTGCGCTAAGAACCATTAAAAACAGGATAACCAAAGAAAGATTCCCCTTCCATCTTGGTTTTTCATAAATATCCAGACTTGTTGTAACTAGAGAGAAATCTTTTGAATGATACCATTTCTCCTCAAAACCTTTTCTGGCTAAAAGGAATAGCGTATCATTTGGTTTGATCTCAATATCTCCAACTTTTCTATTTATTCTCTCACCGCTTCTATGGATCGCTAAAATAACCGCGTTATACAAACTTCTAAAATTACTATCCCTCACAGTTTTCCCAACGAGAGGTGATGAATTTGATATCACTGCCTCATATGTTTTTGTTTTATCTGAATCAAGATTTTTTATATTAAATTCTTGATCAGGAACCGTGATAAGACCTTGTACTTTTTGAAGCTGAAATATCGTCTCAGGAAGACCCGTAAAAAACAATCGATCATTTTTTAATATGACTTCATCAGGACCTACCGGAGCTATGACATCACCATTACGGCTAATCTGAAATAAAAACAATCCTTGAAGATGTCTCAGGTTAGCTTCCTCCACTGTGTGATTAAGATGCACATATTCATTCCCAACTCTCATCTCAACAACGAATTCCCGCGTTTCTTCCCCAAGTCGTGTAATCACATCCTTTCTGTCTGGCAGGAATCTCTTACCAAAGAATACCATAAAGAGAATTCCCAAAACAGCAACGGGAATACCAATTCGAGTAATTTCAAAGAACGAAAATCCTTCATAGCCATTCTCAAGAAGCAAGCCATGCACCACAAGGTTTGTGCTTGTACCTATCAGCGTACAGGTACCACCAAGAACAGCTGCATAGGATAAAGGAATAAGAAACTTAGAAGCTGAAAGATTATTGCGTTTTGCCCAGGTCTTAACGATGGGTATCAAAGTTGCAACAATCGGGGTATTATTAAGAAAAGCAGAAAGTCCTGCAACGGGAAACATTAACCTCATATAGCGGGAATTTTCACCTTTTTCTCGATTTCCCAGAATTGAAATAATAAATCGCTCGAAAGCTCCCGAACTCTGCAGTGCAGCACTCACAATAAAGAGAAATCCAACCGTCAGCATTCCTTTATTTGAAAAGCCGGCAAATGCTTCGTTCACAGTAATAACTCCACCAGCAATGAGAAGGAGTAGTGCAGAGAATACAATTCCAGCCGGGTGGAACCATTCCTTTGCAAGGAAAATGATCATGAGAATAATCACTGACGTTGTATAAATTAATTCAAACATTTATGTCTGCTTATCTTTTTTTTATTTTTCGATTACAAAAATCGTCCATTCCTGTGAAGGTCTGTCTGATAAATATCCTTCAAGCCAGTCATATTGAGGATGCTGTTTTAGGAATTCTCCTGCATTAAAAGGAGCTCCGCAAGAACAGCCCCATCGTGCCCACATCTGCATTCTTTCCGCCATCTTGCTATCAACTACTTTTCCGTCAACACATCCTTGAGGTGCGTATGGAAGACGTTCTGGCCAGTATTGCATAGGGTCAAGATCATAATGCCCACAAATATTCCTGCTGCACATATTTTCTTCCTGAAGATATTCATCGTAATGATCAGCAAGAAACTCCTTTGCTAATTCATTTTCAATTTGTCCCTTATATTCATTTAACAGTTTATTCCATCGCACTCGTCGGGCACCCATAGGAGTTCTGATATCAGAATAACATGCATTTGTACATTCCTGGTTTCTAATTTTCAGATCATTAGCAACATTATACCCGCTGTAGAAACCATTTGTGGTTTTCTCGATACTATCGTATTTTAATCCTTGTTCAAATCGAGCAATTTCATTGGTCTCAATATCTCCCAGAAGCCAACTATTAGCATACGCTCCGTTGTTATCTTTTTGCATGATCTGTATCCATTCATCGATACTCTCTGCATATTGCATCGCCTTTCTTTCACGCACAAATTCGGGAGTTTTCTCAGGATTAAAACCTGAATAACCACCAATTGTAGTCTCAGTTCCTATTATACCAGCATCTGTAATGAAATAATCAGTTCCACTATCAATCAAGCCCGGTGCTGATTGCATGAGCAATCGATGCCCTGAATCTGGTTGTATATCTATGATAACATTTACAAATTGCCCAGCTGCATACAAATTCCACGTATTATGGGCAAGCACGATCTCTCCATCTTCAGTATAATCTCCGGTTGCAATAAAAGCGCTGCACTTATCATTTTTAAGAGGCATTTCTCCCACTACTGTTGGCCACCAGTAATCAAGAAGCTCTGTCAAACCATTCCATGCTAAAATCTCTTCGTATGAAATTTCATATCCAGCTTGAGTTATCCCTGCAGCAATTCCCTTCATTTCTTGAACATATTCTTCATCAATCTTGGAAGCAAACATTTCATAACCGTGTTGAACGAAGAAATCGAATGTTTCTCCTGTGTACCATTCAGCAAGAAAATTATTAACTCTTATTGCTTCTTTGAACTCGTCAGCTATGAGGTATCCATGCTGGAAACCCCGCTCATAGGGTTCGCCCTCAATATGAAGGAAGATCCATCCGTCTTTTTCATAGCGGTCTGCTTTTTTTAACCAATCTTTTTGTTGTTGCGTTAACTCAGCTGTGTGTATGATACTGTTAACAAGAAGAATCGATAGGCACAATATTAGTATTATTGTTGTTTTGGATTTCATAGTAATTCTCCTTAATATGTATTAATAATTGCGATGTTAACTATTTGATAAGATTAAGAATGGTTTTATGAACTAATTATTTTGTATTTTTTCAAGTACTCGAGGATTTTTTGTGCTGATTCAACAACTGAGAGTTTATCAGTTTCGATAACAATTTCCGGCTTCAGAGGTGCTTCATATGGAGCAGAGATGCCTGTAAATTCAGGTATGATGCCGGCACGTGCTTTTTTATAAAGTCCTTTGGGGTCGCGTTCTTCGCATACATCAAGTGGGGCTTGAACATATACTTCAATAAATTCTCCTTCAGGAAGAAGCTCCCTGTTTACATCTCTATCTTTTCTGTATGGCGAGATGAATGATGTGATGGCAATTACTCCTGCATCTGCAAAAAGTTTAGCCACTTCACCGATCCTTCTGATATTCTCTTCACGGTCTTCAGGTGAGAAGCCGAGATCCTTGTTAAGACCATGGCGAATATTGTCGCCATCAAGTATGAAAACCTGGCAGCCCTCTTCAAATAACTGTGCTTGAAGTTCAACGGCAATTGTTGATTTTCCGGATCCTGACAATCCAGTCAACCATATTACAACACCCTTGTGACTATTTTGTTTCTCTCTATCCTCTTTTGAGATCCCGCTTTCGTGCCACGTGATATTCTTACTCTTTATCATGTTCATTCTCCTTTTTGTGTATAGAATTTCATTAATATTTCAGCAACTGGTTTTCGCATAATTCTCTGGTCTACTCCTTCGCCTGCATGGAGTTTTCTTCGAACCTCTTTCCCTGAGATATTGACCGGGTGAAAACCTTTAGGAGCATATTTTTCGATTAATCCAACACGATTGATTTCTTCAAAGAATGCTGCGAAACCTACATTCAAGGGTTTAATCTGTAAATCTCCTTTGAGATTATCAAAGATCTCTTGAGCATCGAAATCACCCCACGCAGGAGTCCCGTCATCAAAGGGAGCATCGGCGTGTTTACGACCAATTATGATATTTGTAAAACCAAAGTTCTGCCTGTAGATAGCATGCATAACTGCTTCTTTTGGACCTGCATAGAACATTTTCACATCCATAGCTATAAGCATAAGATGATCTCTGAAATTCATATCCTTTTCTTTCCAGAGTTCTTCATCCCGATCACCTTCGCCTATGATTCCTTTATCGATAAGTACTTCATATGTCATCATCCTCACATCTGCCGGAACATCATCTGATTTTGTCGCCCCAACGAGTGGATTCAAGACTGCACCAGCATCAAATCCTTCTCTAATGAGTGTTTCTAATCCATAGATCAGTGCATACTCATGAGCTCTATGCAAAGGATTTCTTGTTTGAAAGGCGACAATTCTCTCCCACCCCTTCTCTTTAAATAAACGTCGTGTTTCTTGAGGAGGATACATATATTTCTCATAATAATGAGTATGAACAGGTTCAAGTGCCCATATTTCTCCACCGAGCAAATAATCTCTTGGATCATCATTAACAATTCGAGGTCCCGGATGGTCTTTTCTATTGGTTCCATAAACAGACTTATTATATTTGTCTTTGTTAA
Proteins encoded in this region:
- a CDS encoding anion permease encodes the protein MFELIYTTSVIILMIIFLAKEWFHPAGIVFSALLLLIAGGVITVNEAFAGFSNKGMLTVGFLFIVSAALQSSGAFERFIISILGNREKGENSRYMRLMFPVAGLSAFLNNTPIVATLIPIVKTWAKRNNLSASKFLIPLSYAAVLGGTCTLIGTSTNLVVHGLLLENGYEGFSFFEITRIGIPVAVLGILFMVFFGKRFLPDRKDVITRLGEETREFVVEMRVGNEYVHLNHTVEEANLRHLQGLFLFQISRNGDVIAPVGPDEVILKNDRLFFTGLPETIFQLQKVQGLITVPDQEFNIKNLDSDKTKTYEAVISNSSPLVGKTVRDSNFRSLYNAVILAIHRSGERINRKVGDIEIKPNDTLFLLARKGFEEKWYHSKDFSLVTTSLDIYEKPRWKGNLSLVILFLMVLSAATGLVPIIFAAAVAAVLMVGTGIINPKDATNSVNWGVLILIACSFGVAQGISNSGLASAVGNFLVNSLGFIGPIGVILGVFILTSMFTLLITNNAAAAIVFPIALSISQSVPGISQKAIMLTLALGASTCFASPIGYQTNLMVYSAGGYKFSDFFKVGALMNIFVGICVIGLIYFLFL
- the cysC gene encoding adenylyl-sulfate kinase codes for the protein MIKSKNITWHESGISKEDREKQNSHKGVVIWLTGLSGSGKSTIAVELQAQLFEEGCQVFILDGDNIRHGLNKDLGFSPEDREENIRRIGEVAKLFADAGVIAITSFISPYRKDRDVNRELLPEGEFIEVYVQAPLDVCEERDPKGLYKKARAGIIPEFTGISAPYEAPLKPEIVIETDKLSVVESAQKILEYLKKYKIISS
- a CDS encoding sulfate adenylyltransferase, producing the protein MSQNLPKPHGGMGLVSRTIPENQKKEFVTSLRDAKVYTIPDADLSMFYSIANGLLSPLHGPMDEKEFNQVLDEEVIERNGKKYAWTIPISFPISKEEAEKFDIDETVAVHNENGDLVGSLKISDIFYFNKDKYNKSVYGTNRKDHPGPRIVNDDPRDYLLGGEIWALEPVHTHYYEKYMYPPQETRRLFKEKGWERIVAFQTRNPLHRAHEYALIYGLETLIREGFDAGAVLNPLVGATKSDDVPADVRMMTYEVLIDKGIIGEGDRDEELWKEKDMNFRDHLMLIAMDVKMFYAGPKEAVMHAIYRQNFGFTNIIIGRKHADAPFDDGTPAWGDFDAQEIFDNLKGDLQIKPLNVGFAAFFEEINRVGLIEKYAPKGFHPVNISGKEVRRKLHAGEGVDQRIMRKPVAEILMKFYTQKGE